From the genome of Candidatus Thermoplasmatota archaeon:
TGGACGCTCGACGAACACAGATGTTTCGCATGCATGGCGTGCATCCCTAGATGTCCGTATGACGGCATCTTCTTCGAGGGCGCCTTTGGCATTGAAACTGCATATACGTGCGACCTTTGTGCTGGGGATCCTGCCTGCATCAAGGTATGTTCACCGGGCGCATTGACTCTCGACAAGTCTCGGGAGGAGTGAGGGATGAGTGAAATGACAGAGAACGAGTCGGTTGCTGAGCCGGAGAAGCAGGCAAAACCGACCGCAGACCAGGAGAAGGCCAGAGCGACGACAGAGGAGTTTCCCCAGCCTGACTGGATTCCCCAGTGGGCACGAGAGGCGCCGAAGATCGTGGTCCGAGCCCCAGGCCCGAAGAGCAAGGAGATCATCAAGATTGACAGGGAGTATTTCTCCTACGCCTACGACAGATGCTTCACGTTCACTATCGACAAAGCCGCAGGATCGGCGGTCATGGACGCTGACGGGAACGTGCTGCTCGACTTCTCGTCCGGCATAGCGGTCCAGAATGCTGGGTGGACGCACTACAAGGTCACGAAAGCGATTCAGGATCAGGCCGCGAAACTGATCCACAGCATGGCGAATGATGCGTACTTCGACAAGGAGGCATACTTCGCGAAACTGCTGTCCGAGATATCCCCTGGCAAGGCGCTCAGGGGGACATTCTTCGGGAACAGCGGTGCTGAAGCGGTCGAGGCCGCCCTGAAGCTCTCAAGGTACTACACCAGGAGGAGCGAGCACCTTGCGTTCTTCGGCTCGTACCACGGAAGGATCGGCGCCGGTCTGGCGCTCACCAGCAAGCTGAAGCTTAGGTACAGCTACGGCCCGATGTCCCCAGGGATCATATTCACGCCGTTCGCGTACTGCTACAGATGTTCGTTCAAGCAGACCTACCCGGAATGCGGTTTGTACTGTGTCGACTACATCGAGAACCAGGTCTTGAGCATGGGCGGAACCACGGGCCAGATCGCGAGCGTGTTCGTTGAGCCCATCCAGGGCGAGGGCGGATACATCGTACCCCCGAAGGAGTACCTGCCAAGGCTGAGGAAGATGTGCGATGCGCAGAGCGCGCT
Proteins encoded in this window:
- a CDS encoding aspartate aminotransferase family protein, whose translation is MSEMTENESVAEPEKQAKPTADQEKARATTEEFPQPDWIPQWAREAPKIVVRAPGPKSKEIIKIDREYFSYAYDRCFTFTIDKAAGSAVMDADGNVLLDFSSGIAVQNAGWTHYKVTKAIQDQAAKLIHSMANDAYFDKEAYFAKLLSEISPGKALRGTFFGNSGAEAVEAALKLSRYYTRRSEHLAFFGSYHGRIGAGLALTSKLKLRYSYGPMSPGIIFTPFAYCYRCSFKQTYPECGLYCVDYIENQVLSMGGTTGQIASVFVEPIQGEGGYIVPPKEYLPRLRKMCDAQSALLVFDEVQTGFARTGKMFACEHFDTIPDIMVMGKALGGGTPLGAIIAKHDIMRKWRPGSHSSTFGGNAITMAAGLAHVQAIIEENLVDRAAKLGEYSMKLLKEMQQRREIIGDVRGRGLMIGVELVKNQYTKEPHEATNIQGKCWRAGLMTLTSGFFGNVFRIAPPLCISKAQLEKGFEIFEQALKDEEEFLKLGTSAPPGALGGHA